In Gallus gallus isolate bGalGal1 chromosome Z, bGalGal1.mat.broiler.GRCg7b, whole genome shotgun sequence, one DNA window encodes the following:
- the GAS1 gene encoding growth arrest-specific protein 1, which produces MPARPPAWLWLAAALGAVWPPRSSPVQGRRLICWQAVLQCQGEPECSYAYNQYAEACAPVLLQQQPAAGGGDGPAAAAASAASRRRCPSHCIAALIQLNHTRRGPALEDCDCAQDENCRATKRAIEPCLPRTNSPAAGGAGGGGPGGGAGGGPGVMGCTEARRRCDWDSRCSQALNRYMAYCGKLFNGLRCTPECRAVIEDMLAVPKAVLLNDCVCDGLERPICESVKENMARLCFGADMGSNGAGSSGGSDGGLEEYYDEDYEEEPSQKGRDEAEDNAGPEPGFPMQADGAGRAGSAAWAMLASILLPLLPPL; this is translated from the coding sequence ATGCcggcccgcccgcccgcctGGCTGTGGCTGGCGGCGGCGCTGGGCGCCGTGTGGCCGCCCCGCAGCTCTCCGGTGCAGGGCCGGCGGCTGATCTGCTGGCAGGCGGTGCTGCAGTGTCAGGGGGAGCCCGAGTGCAGCTACGCTTACAACCAGTACGCCGAGGCGTGCGCCCcggtgctcctgcagcagcagccggcggcgggcggcggggacgGGCCGGCGGCCGCCGCGGCCTCGGCCGCCTCCCGGCGGCGGTGCCCCAGCCACTGCATCGCGGCCCTCATCCAGCTCAACCACACCCGGCGCGGCCCGGCGCTGGAGGACTGCGACTGCGCTCAGGACGAGAACTGCCGCGCTACCAAGCGCGCCATCGAGCCCTGCCTGCCCCGCACCAACAGCCCCGCGGCCggcggcgcggggggcggcgggcccggcggcggcgcggggggcggccccggcgTGATGGGCTGCACGGAGGCGCGGCGGCGCTGCGACTGGGACAGCCGCTGCAGCCAGGCGCTCAACCGCTACATGGCCTACTGCGGGAAGCTGTTCAACGGGCTGCGCTGCACGCCCGAGTGCCGCGCCGTCATCGAGGACATGCTGGCCGTACCCAAGGCCGTGCTGCTCAACGACTGCGTCTGCGACGGGCTGGAGCGGCCCATCTGCGAGTCGGTCAAGGAGAACATGGCCCGCCTCTGCTTCGGCGCCGACATGGGCAGCAACGGCGCGGGCAGCAGCGGAGGCTCGGACGGCGGCCTGGAGGAGTACTACGACGAGGACTACGAGGAGGAGCCGAGCCAGAAGGGGAGGGACGAGGCGGAGGACAATGCGGGCCCGGAGCCCGGCTTCCCCATGCAGGCGGATGGTGCCGGCCGGGCCGGCAGCGCGGCCTGGGCGATGCTGGCCTCCATCTTGCTGCCGCTGCTACCGCCGCTCTag